The following proteins are co-located in the Aggregatibacter aphrophilus ATCC 33389 genome:
- the pnuC gene encoding nicotinamide riboside transporter PnuC, whose amino-acid sequence MNPQKYLNQLVQEIISDWKPFEIFWLFLFVAAQIIAFVLDPQSPLAMISGIAGVICVVFVSKGKISNYLFGLIFAYTYFYVAWGQNFIGEMNTVLYVYIPAQFIGYFMWKSNMQQEKSGAESVIAKSLTLQGWIVLITTVVVGTLLFVQALNAAGGSSTGLDGLTTIITVAAQLLMILRYREQWLLWILLNILSIALWAETPAMYLMYSAYLLNSLYGYYNWTKLMKQA is encoded by the coding sequence ATGAATCCGCAAAAATACTTAAATCAACTGGTGCAGGAAATCATTTCCGACTGGAAACCCTTTGAAATTTTCTGGCTATTTTTATTTGTCGCGGCGCAAATAATCGCCTTTGTGCTAGATCCGCAATCGCCGCTTGCTATGATCTCCGGTATTGCAGGGGTGATTTGCGTCGTGTTTGTGAGTAAAGGCAAAATCAGTAATTATCTGTTCGGGCTTATCTTTGCCTACACCTATTTTTATGTGGCATGGGGACAAAATTTCATCGGCGAAATGAACACCGTATTGTACGTTTATATCCCGGCGCAATTTATCGGTTATTTCATGTGGAAGAGCAATATGCAGCAAGAAAAAAGCGGTGCGGAAAGCGTAATTGCCAAATCTCTTACACTCCAAGGCTGGATTGTCCTTATAACCACAGTGGTCGTTGGTACATTATTATTCGTACAGGCTCTTAATGCTGCAGGCGGCAGTTCCACTGGATTAGACGGTTTAACCACTATCATCACTGTCGCAGCCCAACTCTTGATGATTTTGCGCTACCGTGAACAATGGCTTTTGTGGATTTTATTAAACATTCTTTCCATTGCCCTATGGGCGGAAACGCCGGCCATGTATTTGATGTATAGTGCCTATTTACTGAACTCACTATACGGCTACTACAACTGGACGAAATTAATGAAACAGGCTTAA
- the rapA gene encoding RNA polymerase-associated protein RapA translates to MAFAIGQRWISETENNLGLGVISAVDFRQVTIDFPAAQEQRIYAVQSAPLSRVQFRLGDQVQHIEGWHGEVTNVAENNGLLFYLVQPQDGQDRVVSEMELAHRISFSRPQERLFSAQIDRNEHFVLRYHALQYQKAQFQSPLRGLRGIRAGLIPHQLHIAKEAGQRVAPRVLLADEVGLGKTIEAGMILQQQLFAEKVRRVLIIVPETLQHQWLVEMLRRFNLHFSLFDEERCADFAAAEDREEVNPFTTESLIICALDWLVQHPQRVQQLLAAEFDMLIADEVHHLVYDEINPSLEYQLVQQLTQQIPAVLLLTATPEQLGQQSHFARLNLLDPHRFHDYRAFLEEQQHYQPIAEATQSLLANKPLSAVEKNKISTLLGEEINFNGTNKETLIKQLIDRHGTGRLLFRNTRQSVQGFPKRIYHPIALPQPKQYENAIKTLRAFGEHPVQCALYPEHFMRELNANTAWWEFDPRVQWLIDFLKQHRQEKVFVICRYAGTAIQLEQILREKEGIRSAVFHEKMSIVERDRAAAYFTQQENGAQVLLSSNIGSEGRNFQFASRLVLFNLPENPDLLEQCIGRLDRIGQTKDIQIYLPYFTDGAQAALADWYHLGLNAFNETCPMGALLFERFGEALQKTLENPTALEAQKALIEHTQQERLHLKQLLEQGRDLLLELNSNGGESAKQLAQEIAAQDGSPELVDFALNLFDVIGVEQEDLGEKSIVITPTGTMLVPEFPGLKEEGVTVTFDRQLALAREELEFLTWDHPMIYHGIDLITSGDIGKSAVALLPNKHLPAGTLLLELVYVVETQAPQGLQLTRFLPPTPIRLLLDSKGNDLAQQVAFDHLQRKLKPMDRNMANKVAKMLRPNIETLITQGEKVMTQQSKEIIANAEQQALQHLDEELTRLIALRKVNKNIRQDEIDTLQTQRKQMLQCLQQATWRLDCLRVIVTTNKE, encoded by the coding sequence ATGGCGTTTGCAATCGGTCAGCGTTGGATCAGCGAAACGGAAAATAATTTAGGCTTAGGCGTGATTAGCGCCGTGGATTTTCGGCAGGTGACCATTGACTTCCCCGCCGCGCAAGAACAGCGTATTTATGCGGTGCAAAGCGCACCGTTAAGCCGAGTGCAATTTCGCCTTGGCGATCAGGTTCAACATATTGAAGGTTGGCATGGCGAAGTGACCAACGTTGCAGAAAACAACGGATTGCTATTCTATTTGGTGCAACCACAAGATGGACAAGATCGCGTGGTCAGCGAAATGGAGTTGGCCCATCGAATTTCCTTCAGCCGACCGCAAGAGCGGTTATTTTCCGCACAGATTGATCGTAACGAGCATTTTGTCTTGCGTTATCACGCGTTGCAATATCAAAAAGCCCAATTTCAATCGCCGTTGCGTGGCCTACGCGGCATTCGCGCGGGACTCATTCCTCATCAGCTACATATTGCGAAAGAAGCGGGGCAACGCGTGGCACCGCGCGTACTGTTGGCGGATGAAGTGGGCTTGGGTAAAACCATTGAAGCCGGCATGATTTTGCAACAACAGCTTTTCGCCGAGAAAGTGCGCCGAGTGCTGATTATCGTACCGGAAACGCTACAACACCAATGGTTGGTGGAAATGTTGCGTCGTTTCAATTTGCATTTTTCGCTGTTTGACGAAGAACGTTGCGCCGATTTTGCCGCGGCGGAAGATCGCGAGGAAGTGAATCCGTTTACTACCGAATCGCTGATTATTTGCGCCTTAGACTGGCTAGTGCAGCATCCGCAACGGGTGCAACAACTATTGGCTGCCGAATTTGATATGTTGATTGCCGATGAAGTGCATCATTTGGTGTATGACGAAATCAATCCGAGTTTGGAATATCAACTCGTGCAACAACTCACGCAACAAATTCCCGCCGTGTTATTGCTCACCGCAACGCCGGAACAGCTTGGGCAACAAAGCCATTTTGCCCGTTTGAATTTACTCGACCCGCACCGCTTCCACGATTACCGCGCTTTTTTGGAAGAACAACAGCATTACCAACCTATTGCCGAGGCTACACAATCCTTATTGGCGAATAAGCCCTTAAGTGCGGTGGAAAAAAATAAAATTTCTACCTTGTTGGGTGAGGAGATCAATTTCAATGGGACGAATAAAGAAACGCTCATTAAACAACTTATCGACCGCCACGGCACAGGGCGTTTGCTATTTCGCAATACCCGCCAAAGCGTACAAGGTTTTCCGAAAAGAATTTATCATCCGATCGCCCTACCACAGCCGAAACAATACGAAAATGCGATTAAAACCCTCAGGGCATTTGGTGAACATCCCGTGCAATGCGCCCTTTACCCCGAACATTTCATGCGCGAACTCAATGCCAATACGGCATGGTGGGAATTTGACCCACGTGTGCAATGGCTGATAGATTTTTTAAAACAACATCGGCAAGAAAAAGTGTTCGTGATTTGTCGTTATGCCGGAACGGCAATTCAGTTGGAGCAAATTCTGCGTGAAAAAGAAGGCATTCGCAGCGCCGTATTCCATGAAAAAATGTCTATTGTGGAACGCGATCGTGCGGCGGCTTACTTCACCCAACAAGAAAACGGTGCTCAGGTGTTGCTCAGTTCCAATATCGGTTCCGAAGGGCGAAACTTCCAATTTGCCAGCCGTTTAGTGTTATTCAATTTGCCGGAAAACCCTGACTTGTTGGAACAATGTATCGGCCGCTTGGATCGTATTGGGCAAACCAAAGATATTCAGATTTATTTGCCGTATTTTACCGACGGCGCACAAGCGGCGTTGGCCGATTGGTATCATTTGGGGTTAAATGCCTTCAACGAAACCTGTCCGATGGGCGCGTTGTTATTCGAGCGGTTTGGTGAAGCATTACAAAAAACATTGGAAAATCCGACCGCACTTGAAGCTCAAAAGGCATTAATCGAACATACCCAACAGGAACGGTTACATTTAAAACAGCTATTGGAACAAGGCCGAGATCTGTTGTTGGAACTGAATTCGAACGGTGGTGAGTCTGCGAAACAGCTGGCACAAGAGATTGCCGCACAAGACGGTAGCCCGGAATTGGTCGATTTTGCGTTAAATCTGTTTGATGTCATTGGGGTGGAGCAAGAAGATTTAGGGGAAAAATCCATTGTGATTACCCCAACAGGCACAATGCTGGTACCGGAATTCCCGGGCTTAAAAGAAGAAGGCGTCACCGTCACGTTCGACCGTCAATTGGCGTTAGCACGCGAGGAGTTGGAATTTCTCACGTGGGACCACCCGATGATTTACCACGGCATTGATTTAATCACCTCCGGCGACATCGGCAAAAGCGCCGTTGCGTTGTTACCGAATAAACATCTGCCGGCCGGTACATTGTTATTAGAACTGGTGTATGTGGTGGAAACACAAGCACCGCAAGGGTTACAATTAACCCGCTTCCTGCCACCAACGCCGATACGTTTATTATTAGATAGCAAAGGCAATGACTTAGCGCAACAGGTGGCGTTTGATCATTTACAACGTAAGCTCAAACCGATGGACCGCAACATGGCGAATAAAGTGGCGAAAATGTTGCGACCGAATATCGAAACACTCATTACGCAAGGCGAAAAGGTGATGACACAGCAAAGCAAGGAGATTATCGCGAATGCCGAACAACAGGCACTGCAACACCTTGACGAAGAATTAACACGCCTCATCGCCTTACGAAAAGTGAATAAAAATATCCGTCAGGATGAAATTGACACCTTGCAGACGCAACGAAAACAAATGCTACAATGCTTACAACAAGCCACATGGCGCTTGGATTGCCTACGTGTGATTGTGACCACCAATAAGGAATAA
- the rluA gene encoding bifunctional tRNA pseudouridine(32) synthase/23S rRNA pseudouridine(746) synthase RluA yields MALIEYNPPQEPWLDLVYRDDYIAVVNKPSGLLSVPGNQPQYYDSAMSRVKEKYGFCEPAHRLDMATSGILLFALSKAADRELKRQFREREPKKYYQALVWGHVEQDHGVVELPLICDWENRPRQKICFAQGKRAVTFYDVLQRYPNNTTRVKLTPITGRSHQLRLHMLALGHPILGDKFYAHPQAKAMSPRLCLHAESLQIQHPISGEIMTFTASVGF; encoded by the coding sequence ATGGCTCTCATTGAATATAACCCGCCGCAGGAACCTTGGCTGGATTTGGTGTATCGCGACGACTACATCGCTGTGGTAAATAAACCGAGCGGCTTGCTTTCGGTACCGGGCAACCAACCGCAATATTACGACAGCGCCATGTCACGGGTAAAAGAAAAATACGGCTTTTGCGAGCCTGCGCATCGGCTGGACATGGCCACCAGCGGGATTTTGTTGTTTGCTTTGAGCAAAGCGGCGGATCGCGAATTAAAACGCCAATTCCGTGAGCGTGAACCGAAAAAATATTATCAGGCACTGGTTTGGGGACATGTGGAACAAGATCATGGCGTAGTGGAACTACCGCTGATTTGTGACTGGGAAAATCGCCCGCGCCAGAAAATTTGCTTTGCGCAGGGCAAAAGAGCGGTCACTTTTTACGATGTTTTACAACGCTACCCTAATAACACCACCCGCGTAAAACTCACGCCGATTACGGGGCGTTCTCACCAACTACGTTTGCATATGCTGGCGCTCGGACACCCGATTTTAGGCGACAAATTCTACGCCCATCCACAAGCCAAGGCGATGTCTCCCCGTCTATGCCTACACGCCGAGAGCCTGCAAATCCAACATCCCATCAGCGGGGAAATCATGACCTTTACGGCATCGGTGGGATTTTAA
- the tssB gene encoding type VI secretion system contractile sheath small subunit, with product MSKTGSVAPKERINIKYTPATGNQQEEVELPLKLLVTGDFKGAPEETSLDERETVSVDKHNFDAVMKQSALKIDMAVPNRLDDNAGNQDIGVSLKIESMADFSPDNIAKQVPQLNKLLELREALLALKGPMGNIPAFRNKLQDLISDQSAREALEKELAIILEKE from the coding sequence ATGTCAAAAACAGGTTCAGTCGCACCTAAAGAGCGAATTAATATTAAATATACACCAGCCACAGGAAACCAACAGGAAGAAGTTGAGTTACCACTAAAATTACTTGTGACAGGTGACTTCAAAGGTGCCCCAGAGGAAACAAGTCTTGATGAAAGAGAAACAGTCTCTGTTGATAAACACAATTTTGATGCAGTAATGAAGCAGTCTGCTTTAAAAATTGATATGGCAGTGCCAAACCGTTTAGACGACAACGCTGGAAACCAAGATATTGGTGTTAGCTTAAAAATTGAAAGTATGGCAGATTTTTCTCCTGATAATATTGCTAAGCAAGTTCCTCAATTAAATAAATTATTAGAATTACGAGAAGCTCTCTTAGCATTAAAAGGTCCAATGGGAAACATTCCCGCATTTAGAAATAAATTACAAGATTTAATTTCTGATCAAAGTGCGAGAGAGGCATTAGAAAAAGAACTCGCTATTATTTTAGAGAAAGAATAA
- the mutS gene encoding DNA mismatch repair protein MutS, with protein MMSKENFEQHTPMMKQYLQLKAENPDILLFYRMGDFYELFYDDAKHASALLDISLTKRGQSAGQPIPMAGVPYHAVEGYLAKLVQLGESVAICEQIGDPNTAKGPVERQIVRIVTPGTVSDEALLPERQDNLIAAVYQEKDHFGLATLDMTSGRFQLCEPQSKADLQTELQRIAPVELLYCEDFADFQLIEHAKGLRRRPIWEFELKTAIQQLCHQFNTKDLCGFGVEKAILGLCAAGCLLQYARETQRTALPHIQSIHLIQHSENIQLDAATRRNLELTQNLAGGTENTLAAVLDKCVTPMGSRLLKRWIHQPICDVAKLTQRQQAIGVILEQDLVADLQPYLQQVGDMERILARVALRTARPRDLTRLRTALEQIPYIKDRLAEKTSAKMTALYQQLGDFSVQFDLLQRAIIDSPPVLIRDGGVIAAGYNAELDEWRELADGATRYLEDLEQRERENTGIDTLKIGFNAVHGYYIQISQGQAHKAPIHYVRRQTLKNAERYIIPELKTYEDKVLKAKGASLVLEKQLYDEIFDQLLPHLGDLQLAGLALAELDVLTNLAERAESLNYVAPTFSAQTGIHIQNGRHPVVEQVLKEPFIANPTELTEQQHFLIITGPNMGGKSTYMRQTALITLMAYMGSFVPADSAVIGPVDRIFTRIGASDDLASGRSTFMVEMTEMANILHQATDKSLVLIDEIGRGTSTYDGLSLAWACAEWLAKKIRSLTLFATHYFELTVLPEQVQGIGNIHLDAIEHNDTIVFMHAVQKGAASKSYGLAVAALAGVPQQVIKLAKQKLAQLEKLSQQNANQQVQNLRLLNHCQGELEFATAEDEKKDMLLHMLQELDPDDLSPKQALAYLYQLKKMVKE; from the coding sequence ATGATGTCAAAAGAGAATTTCGAACAACATACACCGATGATGAAACAATATCTGCAACTCAAAGCGGAGAATCCGGATATTTTGTTGTTTTATCGCATGGGCGATTTTTACGAGCTGTTTTATGACGATGCGAAACACGCCTCTGCACTGTTGGATATTTCGCTGACCAAACGCGGACAATCTGCGGGACAGCCGATTCCCATGGCAGGCGTGCCTTATCATGCGGTGGAAGGCTATTTAGCGAAGTTGGTGCAGTTAGGAGAGTCTGTCGCCATTTGCGAACAAATTGGTGATCCGAATACGGCGAAAGGCCCCGTTGAACGCCAAATTGTGCGCATTGTCACGCCGGGCACGGTGAGTGATGAAGCGCTGTTACCGGAACGGCAAGACAACCTCATTGCCGCGGTGTATCAGGAAAAAGATCATTTCGGTTTGGCGACATTAGACATGACGTCCGGTCGTTTTCAGCTATGCGAACCGCAATCCAAAGCGGATTTGCAAACGGAATTACAACGCATCGCGCCGGTAGAATTGCTTTATTGTGAGGATTTCGCTGATTTTCAGCTAATCGAACACGCTAAAGGTTTGCGTCGTCGCCCTATTTGGGAATTCGAGCTAAAAACCGCCATTCAACAGCTTTGCCATCAATTTAATACCAAAGACTTGTGCGGATTCGGTGTCGAAAAAGCGATTCTGGGTTTATGTGCGGCCGGTTGTTTATTGCAATACGCACGCGAAACGCAACGCACCGCCTTGCCCCATATTCAAAGCATTCATCTCATTCAACACAGCGAAAATATTCAGTTGGACGCCGCAACCCGTCGCAATTTGGAGCTAACGCAAAATCTGGCGGGGGGGACGGAAAACACGTTGGCGGCTGTGTTGGATAAATGCGTCACCCCGATGGGCAGTCGCTTGCTCAAACGCTGGATTCACCAACCGATTTGCGATGTGGCAAAACTCACGCAACGCCAACAAGCCATTGGTGTGATTTTAGAACAGGATTTAGTGGCGGATTTGCAACCTTATTTGCAACAAGTAGGTGACATGGAACGCATTTTGGCGCGGGTGGCATTACGCACCGCCCGTCCGCGTGATTTAACCCGCTTGCGTACCGCTTTAGAGCAGATTCCTTATATAAAAGATCGGTTGGCTGAAAAAACGTCCGCCAAAATGACCGCACTTTACCAACAATTGGGCGATTTTTCCGTACAATTTGACCTTTTGCAACGGGCGATTATTGACAGCCCACCGGTGTTAATTCGTGATGGTGGCGTCATTGCGGCAGGCTACAACGCCGAATTGGATGAATGGCGTGAATTAGCCGACGGTGCCACCCGCTATTTGGAAGATCTGGAACAGCGGGAACGGGAAAACACCGGCATTGATACCTTAAAAATAGGTTTCAATGCGGTGCACGGTTATTACATTCAAATTAGCCAGGGGCAAGCCCATAAAGCGCCGATTCATTATGTGCGTCGTCAAACCTTAAAAAATGCCGAACGTTATATCATTCCTGAATTGAAAACCTATGAAGACAAGGTGTTGAAAGCAAAAGGCGCTTCTTTGGTGCTGGAAAAGCAGCTATACGATGAAATTTTCGACCAATTATTACCGCACTTGGGTGACTTACAGCTCGCGGGTTTGGCATTAGCCGAATTGGATGTACTCACCAATTTAGCGGAGCGGGCAGAAAGCCTGAATTATGTGGCGCCGACCTTCTCGGCACAAACGGGCATTCATATTCAAAATGGCCGTCACCCTGTGGTGGAGCAAGTTTTGAAGGAACCGTTTATTGCCAACCCAACAGAACTTACGGAACAGCAACATTTCCTCATCATTACTGGTCCGAACATGGGCGGTAAAAGCACCTATATGCGCCAAACGGCGCTGATTACCTTAATGGCGTACATGGGCAGTTTTGTACCGGCAGACAGTGCAGTCATTGGCCCTGTTGATCGCATTTTTACCCGCATTGGAGCCTCTGATGATCTCGCTTCAGGGCGTTCAACCTTCATGGTGGAAATGACGGAAATGGCGAATATTTTGCATCAAGCGACAGACAAAAGTTTGGTGTTGATTGATGAAATCGGCCGTGGAACCTCCACTTACGACGGTTTGTCCCTCGCTTGGGCTTGTGCCGAATGGTTAGCGAAGAAAATCCGTTCTTTAACCTTATTCGCCACCCACTATTTTGAGCTCACGGTGCTACCGGAACAGGTGCAAGGTATCGGTAATATTCATTTAGATGCCATTGAGCATAATGACACCATTGTTTTCATGCACGCCGTACAAAAAGGTGCAGCCAGTAAAAGCTACGGTCTTGCGGTCGCTGCCTTGGCAGGTGTGCCACAACAAGTCATCAAGCTTGCCAAACAAAAACTGGCACAATTAGAAAAACTCTCACAGCAAAACGCCAACCAACAGGTACAAAATTTACGCCTGCTCAACCATTGCCAAGGCGAACTGGAATTTGCCACGGCAGAAGATGAGAAGAAAGACATGTTGCTTCATATGCTACAAGAGCTAGACCCTGATGACCTCAGCCCAAAACAAGCGCTAGCATATTTATATCAATTGAAGAAAATGGTGAAGGAATAA
- a CDS encoding tRNA1(Val) (adenine(37)-N6)-methyltransferase, translated as MSNTGFRFKQFQVNHDRCAMKVGTDGILLGAWADVTQAKQMLDLGSGSGLIALMLAQRSSTESRICAVEIDPAATQQARENALASPWKEKIQVYQQDIDSFCTQTAQRFDLIVANPPYFEAGIACRDDERNTARYFAQSHLHWLQTAQRCLAPNGKISFVLPFAAGETLLKTTALYCVARCDVMTKASKAPQRVLLTFAMQPQPLKHSELIIYDVQNQYHADFITLTQDFYLNF; from the coding sequence ATGAGCAATACGGGTTTTCGTTTTAAACAATTTCAGGTAAATCACGATCGCTGTGCCATGAAAGTGGGCACGGACGGTATTTTATTGGGCGCATGGGCGGATGTGACGCAGGCAAAACAGATGTTGGATCTAGGTAGCGGCAGCGGCTTAATCGCCTTAATGTTGGCTCAACGCAGTTCTACCGAAAGCCGAATTTGTGCCGTGGAAATCGATCCTGCGGCGACACAACAAGCCCGTGAAAACGCATTAGCTTCCCCCTGGAAGGAGAAAATTCAGGTGTATCAGCAGGATATAGATAGTTTTTGCACTCAAACAGCACAGCGCTTTGATTTGATTGTTGCCAATCCTCCCTATTTTGAAGCGGGCATAGCCTGTCGCGATGACGAACGCAATACCGCCCGTTATTTTGCGCAATCCCATTTACACTGGTTACAAACGGCACAACGTTGCTTGGCGCCAAATGGCAAAATCAGTTTTGTCTTGCCTTTTGCGGCAGGCGAAACGTTGCTAAAAACGACCGCACTTTATTGCGTTGCACGCTGCGATGTGATGACAAAAGCAAGCAAAGCGCCACAACGGGTACTACTGACCTTCGCCATGCAACCGCAACCGTTGAAACATAGCGAGCTGATCATTTACGATGTGCAGAATCAATATCACGCCGATTTCATCACATTGACGCAGGATTTTTATTTGAACTTCTAA
- the srmB gene encoding ATP-dependent RNA helicase SrmB, whose translation MTNLTQFADFDLAPELLKAIQKKGYQRPTAIQQETLPATMGGEDVLGSAPTGTGKTAAFLLPAIQHLLDYPRRKPGAPRVLILTPTRELAMQVAEQAEELACFTKLSIATITGGVAYQNHGEIFNKNQDIVVATPGRLLQYIKEENFDCRAVEILIFDEADRMLQMGFGQDAEKISAETRWRKQTLLFSATLEGDLLEDFADRTLNEPVKIDAEPSRRERKKIQQWYYHADSNEHKFKLLARFIEQEQVSKGIVFVRRREDVRELAENLRKRGIRSTYLEGEMAQTQRNNAIDKLKSGVVTVLVSTDVSARGIDIDDVSHIMNFDLPYSADTYLHRIGRTARAGKKGTAVSFVEAHDYRLLGKIKRYTQEILKARVIEGLEPRTKVPKDGEIKTVSKKQKAKKLEKREAQKKTDKKAKQRHQDRKNIGKRRKPSASTTEITQ comes from the coding sequence ATGACAAACCTCACTCAATTTGCAGATTTTGATCTCGCGCCCGAATTACTCAAAGCCATTCAGAAAAAAGGTTATCAACGCCCAACCGCTATTCAGCAAGAAACTCTCCCGGCCACCATGGGCGGAGAGGATGTCCTAGGGTCGGCACCGACCGGCACCGGAAAAACCGCCGCGTTTTTGCTGCCGGCGATTCAACATTTGTTGGATTATCCGCGCCGTAAACCGGGCGCGCCGCGTGTGTTGATTCTTACGCCAACCCGTGAACTTGCCATGCAGGTAGCGGAACAGGCGGAAGAACTTGCCTGCTTTACCAAACTCAGCATTGCAACCATTACCGGTGGTGTGGCGTATCAAAATCACGGCGAGATTTTCAATAAAAATCAGGACATTGTGGTGGCAACCCCGGGGCGTTTGTTGCAATACATTAAAGAAGAAAATTTTGATTGTCGCGCGGTAGAAATTCTGATTTTTGACGAAGCGGACAGAATGTTGCAAATGGGCTTCGGGCAAGATGCGGAGAAAATTTCGGCAGAAACCCGTTGGCGTAAGCAAACATTATTGTTCTCGGCAACCCTTGAAGGGGATTTATTGGAAGATTTTGCCGACCGCACGTTAAACGAGCCGGTGAAAATTGATGCGGAACCGAGTCGCCGTGAACGTAAGAAAATTCAGCAATGGTATTATCACGCCGACAGCAATGAGCATAAATTCAAATTATTGGCGCGTTTCATTGAGCAAGAGCAAGTCAGTAAGGGGATTGTATTCGTACGCCGTCGGGAAGATGTGCGCGAACTGGCGGAAAATCTGCGCAAACGCGGTATTCGCAGCACGTATTTGGAAGGCGAAATGGCGCAAACCCAACGCAACAACGCTATCGATAAACTGAAAAGCGGCGTGGTGACGGTGTTGGTTTCCACGGATGTCTCCGCGCGTGGTATCGATATTGATGACGTCAGCCACATTATGAATTTTGATTTGCCGTACAGCGCCGATACTTATTTGCACCGCATCGGGCGTACCGCGCGTGCCGGCAAAAAAGGCACCGCAGTGTCTTTCGTGGAAGCACACGATTATCGTCTGCTGGGTAAAATTAAACGCTATACCCAAGAAATTCTGAAAGCCCGCGTGATTGAGGGTTTGGAACCGCGCACCAAAGTGCCGAAAGACGGCGAAATCAAAACTGTCAGCAAAAAACAAAAAGCGAAAAAATTAGAAAAACGCGAAGCGCAAAAGAAAACGGATAAAAAAGCCAAACAACGTCATCAGGATCGTAAAAATATCGGTAAACGCCGTAAACCAAGTGCTTCAACAACAGAAATCACCCAATAA